A stretch of SAR202 cluster bacterium DNA encodes these proteins:
- a CDS encoding epimerase, giving the protein MARRLLAEGDVKVMTLTGSPNRPNPFGDRVAVAPFNFDRPDELRKSLEGASVLINTYWVRFARGRITHEMAVENTARLFNAARDAGVRKIVHISITSADARSPLPYFRGKVVLEERLRDLGVPYAIIRPTVVFSNEDILINNRAWGLRHFPVFPIFGKGDYKVQPVHVEDVAEIAVNASKAPGNQEIDAVGPETFTYEELARLIARHVNRRRGKRALWPPFTWYMHVSPGLGYRMTQIVGWLVRDIVLEPWEIEGLMGLLVSNSLPTGKTVFSDWLAANADSIGRRYVSEVKKNHR; this is encoded by the coding sequence ATTGCCCGCCGCCTGCTGGCCGAAGGCGACGTAAAGGTAATGACGCTCACCGGGAGTCCCAACCGCCCCAACCCGTTCGGCGACCGCGTGGCGGTGGCGCCGTTCAACTTCGACAGGCCGGATGAGCTCAGGAAGAGCCTCGAAGGCGCGTCAGTGCTGATCAATACCTACTGGGTGCGCTTCGCCCGCGGCCGGATCACACACGAGATGGCGGTGGAGAACACGGCCCGCCTGTTCAATGCCGCCAGAGACGCGGGCGTCCGCAAGATCGTCCACATCAGCATCACCAGCGCGGACGCCAGGTCTCCACTGCCCTACTTCCGTGGGAAAGTGGTGCTGGAGGAACGCCTCCGGGACCTGGGCGTCCCCTACGCCATCATCAGGCCGACCGTCGTCTTCAGCAACGAAGATATTCTCATAAACAACAGAGCGTGGGGTCTGAGGCACTTTCCTGTTTTCCCCATCTTTGGGAAGGGGGACTATAAGGTCCAGCCTGTGCACGTTGAGGATGTGGCGGAGATAGCGGTCAATGCGTCAAAGGCGCCCGGCAACCAGGAGATCGACGCGGTGGGGCCGGAGACGTTCACTTACGAGGAGCTTGCGCGCCTGATTGCCCGCCACGTGAACCGGCGCCGCGGCAAGCGCGCCCTTTGGCCGCCCTTCACCTGGTATATGCACGTCAGCCCCGGACTGGGCTACCGCATGACGCAAATCGTCGGCTGGCTTGTCAGGGACATCGTCCTGGAGCCCTGGGAGATTGAGGGGTTAATGGGCCTGCTCGTCTCAAACAGTCTGCCTACAGGCAAGACCGTGTTCAGCGATTGGCTCGCGGCAAACGCAGATTCAATCGGGCGCAGATACGTGTCCGAGGTGAAAAAGAACCACAGGTAG
- a CDS encoding nodulation protein NfeD — protein MRRRLQTLLFALAVVAGLAAPAMARGQEGGRHAAVIRVDDTVQPVVAKYVSRAMRDARADGASLIVIELDTPGGLLGATRDIVEEIMESDVPVVVYVTPSGAEATSAGVFIAAAAHVSAMAPGTSIGTATGSIEGNTEFGAGEPVTEEARVAYALLRAISEARGRPLAPLEQTVFRWESFTAMEALDHGIIDLVADDLPGLLIAMDGRTVTVSRAPVTLSTAGLAVRALEQKPLEKFIKFISSPNVAFLLIAFGVVGLLIELITPGVGVPGVVGALCLALAFIALGNLPVNFAGVALLLVSAGLFLIEVKTPGLGVFAAGGGIAFILGAFFLFGGLSTPPIETPSFRVNPLLIVSVTAVMVGALVWLAREIMAAKKLAESTSESVLSSFVGQTAYAITAIAPTGSVTLAGEAWSARDISSRGVGQGQPMKVVRVDGLTLEVEPEAGQGTGEEPGRESVKGDPAARTETEFDATAQRPSPTTIGKAPRREALPDGLTAREVEVLRKVSQGLTNSQVAAELHISINTVTRHLTNIYTKTGTSNRAEAATYAARHELV, from the coding sequence ATGAGACGGCGCCTCCAAACACTGCTGTTCGCGCTTGCCGTTGTGGCGGGGCTTGCCGCCCCGGCAATGGCGCGCGGCCAGGAGGGCGGCCGGCACGCCGCGGTCATCCGCGTGGACGACACTGTCCAGCCGGTGGTCGCGAAGTACGTATCGAGGGCGATGCGTGACGCGAGGGCGGACGGCGCTTCGCTGATCGTGATTGAGCTGGACACTCCGGGCGGCCTTCTTGGGGCGACCCGCGACATTGTGGAAGAGATCATGGAGTCCGATGTCCCGGTGGTGGTATACGTCACGCCGTCCGGCGCGGAGGCCACGTCTGCCGGCGTGTTCATCGCCGCCGCGGCGCACGTCTCCGCGATGGCGCCGGGGACCAGTATCGGCACGGCCACCGGGAGCATCGAGGGGAACACGGAGTTCGGCGCGGGGGAGCCGGTGACTGAGGAGGCGCGGGTGGCCTACGCGCTGCTGAGGGCCATATCCGAGGCGCGCGGGAGGCCTCTTGCCCCGCTGGAGCAGACGGTCTTCCGGTGGGAGTCCTTCACGGCGATGGAGGCGCTGGACCACGGCATCATCGACCTGGTGGCGGACGACCTGCCGGGCCTGCTGATCGCAATGGACGGTCGCACGGTGACGGTCAGCCGCGCACCCGTGACGCTCTCCACCGCCGGCCTGGCGGTCCGCGCCCTTGAGCAGAAGCCGCTCGAGAAGTTTATCAAGTTTATCTCGAGCCCCAACGTCGCTTTCCTCCTGATTGCTTTCGGCGTAGTGGGCCTTCTCATTGAGCTCATAACGCCCGGAGTGGGCGTGCCCGGAGTGGTGGGAGCGCTGTGCCTGGCGCTTGCGTTCATCGCCCTCGGGAACCTGCCGGTTAACTTCGCCGGCGTGGCGCTTCTCCTGGTCTCGGCTGGGCTTTTCCTGATAGAGGTAAAGACGCCGGGGCTCGGCGTATTTGCCGCTGGAGGAGGGATTGCGTTCATTCTCGGCGCATTTTTTCTCTTCGGCGGCCTCTCCACGCCGCCGATTGAGACACCGAGCTTTCGCGTCAACCCGCTGCTCATAGTGAGCGTGACCGCCGTTATGGTCGGCGCGCTCGTCTGGCTGGCGCGCGAGATCATGGCGGCGAAGAAGCTGGCGGAGTCCACGTCTGAAAGCGTCCTTTCGTCTTTCGTCGGCCAGACCGCATACGCGATAACGGCGATTGCGCCGACCGGGAGCGTCACCCTGGCCGGCGAGGCGTGGAGCGCGCGGGACATCTCATCCCGCGGCGTGGGGCAGGGGCAGCCGATGAAGGTAGTGCGGGTGGACGGCCTCACGCTGGAGGTGGAGCCGGAGGCTGGGCAGGGGACGGGCGAGGAACCGGGCCGGGAGAGCGTCAAAGGCGACCCGGCCGCGCGAACGGAGACGGAATTCGATGCTACGGCGCAGCGACCCTCGCCGACCACGATCGGCAAGGCGCCCAGGCGCGAAGCGTTGCCGGATGGCCTCACCGCGCGGGAGGTGGAGGTGTTGCGCAAGGTGTCGCAGGGGCTGACCAACTCGCAGGTTGCTGCGGAGCTGCACATCAGCATCAACACCGTCACCCGTCACCTGACGAACATCTACACCAAGACCGGCACGAGCAACCGTGCCGAAGCCGCCACTTACGCCGCCCGCCACGAGCTGGTCTAG
- a CDS encoding tetratricopeptide repeat protein: MTIVAAAWVKSCGCAFTMRNFRLRMSAIGACRLPFSGHGDSMPGSSQGQAAGELPSQRHPKSALSVYQACAIVPVPVAVIRFPSLSTPGKGTKRRPHPSYIYHPLPRTPERSRLEMPMDRESILAEFSRITSVEDNDIDVAAAAFLIAAVEYPQIDIPYQMDFLNAIAKGAAAKFTPEREPLYCVNMLSEYLFDELKFLGNKDDYYDPRNSFLNEVLSRRLGIPISLSLVYIEVGRRLGFPLVGVGLPGHFVVKHMAVDILYIDPFHGGILRSKEECVEQIRGLANTAIQIDPRHFTPVSNREFIARMLRNLKATYLEKEDHKRALKVMDFLLALHPKAPRELRDRGLVYYQLGSYSEALADLTGYVTSGAIGEDGQAVQEIMGKIRRHLGT, translated from the coding sequence ATGACCATTGTCGCGGCGGCATGGGTGAAGTCGTGCGGGTGCGCCTTCACCATGAGGAATTTCAGGCTTCGAATGTCTGCCATTGGCGCTTGTCGCCTCCCGTTCTCAGGTCACGGGGATTCTATGCCCGGGTCATCGCAGGGTCAAGCGGCAGGCGAACTGCCGTCTCAGAGACATCCTAAATCCGCTTTGTCGGTCTATCAGGCATGTGCTATCGTTCCTGTGCCGGTGGCGGTCATCCGCTTTCCATCCCTCTCTACCCCCGGGAAAGGAACAAAGCGCAGGCCACACCCGTCATATATATATCACCCCTTGCCGCGAACGCCAGAGCGCTCACGACTGGAGATGCCTATGGACAGAGAGTCGATTTTGGCAGAGTTCTCTCGCATAACTAGCGTAGAAGACAATGATATCGACGTAGCCGCCGCGGCCTTTCTGATCGCCGCAGTGGAATACCCGCAGATAGATATCCCGTACCAGATGGACTTCCTGAACGCCATAGCCAAGGGCGCGGCAGCAAAGTTCACACCGGAGAGGGAGCCCCTCTACTGCGTCAACATGCTGAGCGAGTATCTGTTCGACGAGCTCAAGTTCCTGGGAAACAAGGATGACTACTACGACCCCCGAAACAGCTTTCTGAATGAAGTGCTGAGCCGCCGCCTCGGCATCCCGATTTCCCTGTCACTCGTCTACATAGAGGTGGGCAGGAGACTGGGCTTCCCGCTCGTGGGCGTCGGGCTGCCCGGACACTTCGTCGTCAAGCACATGGCCGTTGACATCCTGTACATCGACCCCTTCCACGGCGGCATCCTGAGGTCCAAAGAGGAGTGCGTGGAGCAAATACGTGGGCTCGCGAACACGGCGATACAGATAGACCCGCGCCATTTCACGCCGGTGAGCAACCGCGAGTTCATTGCGCGGATGCTGCGCAACCTGAAAGCAACCTACCTGGAGAAGGAAGACCACAAGCGCGCATTGAAGGTAATGGACTTCCTCCTGGCGCTGCACCCGAAGGCTCCGCGCGAGCTGCGCGATCGCGGACTGGTCTACTATCAGCTCGGCAGCTACAGCGAGGCGCTGGCGGACCTGACTGGGTACGTCACTTCCGGCGCCATCGGCGAAGACGGGCAGGCCGTTCAGGAGATTATGGGCAAAATAAGGCGCCACCTGGGGACGTAA
- a CDS encoding pirin family protein, whose protein sequence is MGTLALPGIEIQRAEDRFVTKTSWLQGRHSFSFGWHYDPENTNHGLLLVNNDDVVQPRTGFDTHPHRDMEIVTWVLEGELEHKDTLGNSDVIYPGLAQRMSAGRGIWHSEKNPSQDKVVRLVQMWVLPDTESIDPSYQQMDINPQLAAGGLVPLASGRDHHAAIRIRQQGAVLWVGRLAPGGAVTIPDSQFAHVYIAQGAAVLEGGGDLREGDSARLTLAGAPELIAGRTGAEVLVWDINVGVGEG, encoded by the coding sequence ATGGGAACGCTCGCTCTACCCGGAATCGAGATTCAGCGGGCCGAAGACCGATTCGTAACAAAGACGTCGTGGCTCCAGGGACGGCACTCTTTCAGCTTCGGGTGGCACTACGACCCGGAAAACACCAACCACGGGCTGCTGCTCGTCAACAACGACGACGTGGTGCAGCCGAGGACGGGGTTCGACACGCACCCGCACAGGGACATGGAGATAGTGACCTGGGTGCTCGAAGGCGAGCTCGAGCATAAGGACACCCTGGGCAACAGTGACGTCATCTATCCCGGGCTGGCCCAGCGAATGAGCGCCGGCCGCGGCATCTGGCACTCGGAAAAGAACCCCTCGCAGGACAAGGTCGTTCGCCTGGTTCAGATGTGGGTCCTGCCGGACACGGAATCTATAGACCCCAGCTACCAGCAGATGGACATCAACCCACAACTCGCCGCCGGCGGCCTGGTACCCCTGGCCTCCGGCCGCGACCACCACGCGGCAATCCGCATCCGCCAGCAGGGCGCGGTGCTGTGGGTCGGCAGGCTCGCGCCCGGGGGCGCCGTCACCATCCCTGACTCGCAGTTTGCTCATGTATACATTGCGCAGGGCGCGGCCGTGCTCGAAGGCGGCGGCGATCTCCGCGAGGGCGACTCCGCCCGCCTGACCCTCGCCGGCGCGCCTGAGCTAATCGCCGGCCGCACCGGCGCCGAAGTACTGGTGTGGGATATCAACGTCGGAGTCGGAGAAGGATAG